In Yarrowia lipolytica chromosome 1F, complete sequence, a genomic segment contains:
- a CDS encoding uncharacterized protein (Compare to YALI0F06226g, weakly similar to CA0416|IPF17492 Candida albicans IPF17492 unknown function, similar to Saccharomyces cerevisiae PEX22 (YAL055W); ancestral locus Anc_7.13) codes for MAPRKTRLPAVIGAAAAAAAVAYLVYSFVAKSNSDQDTFDSSVQSSSKSSTKSPKSTATNSKITVVVSQELVQSQLVDFKHLMSVHPNLVVIVPPMVANKFHRALKSSVGHDHGVKVIRCDTDVGVIHVIKHIRPDLALIADGVGDNIQGEIKRFVGSSEALSGDVNLAAERLTGL; via the coding sequence ATGGCCCCGCGAAAAACACGATTGCCCGCTGTCATTGGGGCCGCAGCTGCCGCCGCCGCAGTTGCATACCTCGTTTATTCGTTTGTTGCCAAGAGCAACTCAGACCAAGACACATTTGATAGTTCAGTACAGAGCTCGTCCAAGTCCAGCACAAAGAGCCCCAAGTCGACGGCCACCAATAGCAAAATCACCGTCGTGGTGTCACAGGAGCTGGTTCAATCGCAGCTGGTCGACTTCAAGCATCTGATGAGCGTCCATCCCAACCTGGTGGTCATTGTGCCTCCCATGGTTGCCAACAAGTTCCATCGGGCTCTGAAATCGAGCGTGGGACACGATCATGGCGTCAAGGTGATTCGGTGCGACACAGACGTGGGAGTTATCCACGTGATCAAACACATCCGGCCAGATCTGGCTCTCATTGCCGACGGAGTGGGAGACAACATCCAGGGAGAGATTAAACGGTTCGTGGGATCAAGTGAGGCTTTGAGTGGAGATGTGAATCTTGCTGCGGAGCGACTAACTGGATTGTAA
- a CDS encoding uncharacterized protein (Compare to YALI0F06248g, weakly similar to uniprot|Q01926 Saccharomyces cerevisiae YOR334w MRS2 RNA splicing protein and member of the mitochondrial carrier), with protein sequence MNRWTRCWGITNIARRPKQVKWGAAGVNMLRPTTRALPLAQKIHQASVFRKNDDLDDKRQKNPDFNRDRNSNEMENHEDGEEHQRLEAEHSAAEEDISDAEEHMDEEEHKDHQEEEDPHHFAFSDNYSEAVLGGEISATVFDVTGKVVHVAHKMTKYEFLLEHGLYPRDLRNIDPSPVSIIPSILARGRKGAGRCILVNLLHIKALILHDKVLIFDTHSKNKSDTHRLGMFLYELENKLKPTINPEKMHTDMTVLPFELRVLEAILVNVMTTLDGELQVHLKTLNEILVGLEDHVDREQLKELLIGNKNVSRFYQKAVLIRDVLEELLESDDDLQQLYLGTHPKEGLAEVELLIESYCKQADEIVQQASNVRSHIRSTEEIVNIIVDANRNALMLLELKVTIVTVGFAVGAFVAALYGMNLENFIEETNEGMVLVVGVACLGGLLVTWFNLTKLHKTQKIAMFSNAATHTASKPYMLQWIIGLLRRKRTKSRFDNIDMSRPKMKGKKSNILHQLTKMTGKRR encoded by the coding sequence ATGAACCGGTGGACCAGATGTTGGGGGATCACCAACATAGCTCGACGACCAAAGCAGGTGAAATGGGGCGCGGCGGGAGTGAATATGCTGCGACCAACAACTCGCGCCCTGCCACTTGCTCAGAAAATCCACCAAGCCAGTGTTTTCAGAAAGAACGATGATTTGGATGACAAGAGACAGAAAAATCCTGATTtcaacagagacagaaacagcaaTGAAATGGAAAACCATGAGGACGGAGAGGAACACCAGAGGCTCGAGGCTGAACACTCAGCGGCCGAAGAAGACATCTCCGACGCCGAAGAACacatggacgaggaggaacatAAAGATCAccaggaagaggaggaccCTCATCACTTTGCATTTTCAGACAATTATTCGGAGGCCGTTCTGGGAGGCGAAATCTCGGCCACGGTTTTTGATGTGACAGGCAAGGTGGTCCACGTTGCACACAAAATGACCAAGTATGAGTTTCTGCTGGAACATGGCCTTTACCCTCGAGACTTGAGAAACATTGATCCCAGCCCTGTTTCTATTATTCCTTCGATTCTGGCACGAGGTCGCAAGGGAGCTGGACGATGCATCCTTGTCAACTTGTTACACATTAAGGCTCTGATTCTCCACGACAAGGTGCTTATCTTCGACACCCATTCCAAGAACAAAAGTGATACTCACCGACTGGGCATGTTTCTGTacgagctggagaacaAGTTGAAGCCGACAATCAACCCAGAAAAGATGCATACGGACATGACGGTGCTGCCGTTTGAATTGCGAGTACTGGAGGCGATTTTGGTCAACGTTATGACGACTCTGGATGGAGAACTTCAGGTGCATCTTAAGACCCTGAACGAGATTCTGGTGGGTCTGGAAGATCATGTGGACCGAGaacagctcaaggagctgctgatTGGAAACAAAAATGTGTCGCGATTCTACCAGAAGGCTGTTTTGATTCGAGACGTCCTGGAAGAGTTACTGGAGTCAGATGACGATCTACAGCAGCTGTATCTGGGCACTCACCCGAAGGAAGGGCTTGCGGAAGTCGAGCTGCTGATTGAGTCGTACTGCAAGCAGGCCGATGAGATTGTCCAACAAGCCTCCAACGTGCGATCTCACATTCGATCAAccgaggagattgtcaacATCATTGTGGACGCGAATCGAAACGCTCTGATGCTGTTGGAGCTCAAGGTGACCATTGTGACGGTCGGTTTTGCGGTCGGGGCCTTTGTGGCTGCGCTGTACGGTATGAACTTGGAGAACTTCATTGAGGAAACCAACGAGGGAATGGTTCTGGTGGTGGGTGTGGCGTGTCTGGGCGGTCTGCTGGTAACGTGGTTCAACCTTACCAAGCTACATAAGACGCAGAAGATTGCCATGTTCAGCAACGCCGCTACCCACACTGCCAGCAAGCCGTACATGTTGCAGTGGATTATCGGTTTACTGAGAAGAAAGCGAACCAAGAGCAGGTTTGACAATATCGACATGAGCAGACCAAAGATGAAGGGCAAAAAGTCCAACATTCTGCATCAGTTGACCAAGATGACGGGCAAGAGGAGATAG
- a CDS encoding uncharacterized protein (Compare to YALI0F06259g, gnl|GLV|YALI0F06259g [Yarrowia lipolytica] weakly similar to uniprot|P39103 Saccharomyces cerevisiae YML129C COX14 Mitochondrial membrane protein, sinvolved in translational regulation of Cox1p and assembly of cytochrome c oxidase (complex IV)), protein MCNAKLSSVLPKLGLTSSSPPPHSSSNQKHTMAAKRAWYIVSMDVFHRLTVLSILGVSAFTLGGFIMQSYTNHKTREDGKYFTFPLLHETMTKAEQEKLRIEKEKAEAAAAAAAAEQQ, encoded by the exons ATGTGCAACGCTAAGCTTAGTAGTGTGCTTCCAAAGTTAGGCTTGACCTCTtcctcaccaccaccccatTCCAGTTCCaaccaaaaacacacaatggcTGCTAAGCGAGCTTGGTATATCGTGTCGATGGACGTGTTCCATCGACTGACCGTTCTGTCTATTCTTGGTGTTTCGG CCTTCACCCTCGGTGGATTCATCATGCAGTCTTACACAAACCACAAGACCCGAGAAGACGGCAAGTACTTCACCTTCCCTCTTCTGCACGAGACCAtgaccaaggccgagcaggagaagctccGAATCGAGAAGGAAAaggccgaggctgctgccgctgccgccgctgccGAGCAGCAGTAA
- a CDS encoding uncharacterized protein (Compare to YALI0F06270g, ancestral locus Anc_8.869, similar to uniprot|Q10154 Schizosaccharomyces pombe): MGNDGGSIPTRRDLVKDKQNGLTTSQLFDATQDNADFDWKNCPVSKKSLQQPIVSDYKGRLYNKDAVLEWLLDKDESSVAAQVIPHIQSVKDIVELHFETSKDGDWICPLSQREVKALTYRFVYVAESGWVYSESAIKEFKECPQTSVPFSDKNLVLINPIREEDKLAAKARLDRLTEEGLTHGLRKIKKDKKDKKDKKKKEYKVVKP; encoded by the exons ATGGGA AATGACGGAGGGTCCATCCCCACTCGCCGGGATCTGGTTAAAGACAAACAAAACGGCTTAACCACTTCCCAGCTCTTCGATGCCACTCAGGACAATGCCGATTTTGACTGGAAAAACTGCCCCGTGAGCAAAAAGTCGCTCCAACAACCTATCGTCAGCGACTACAAGGGCCGATTGTACAACAAAGATGCGGTTCTCGAGTGGCTActggacaaggacgagtcGTCTGTGGCTGCCCAAGTCATCCCCCACATCCAGAGTGTCAAAGACATTGTTGAACTGCACTTTGAAACCTCCAAGGACGGAGATTGGATCTGCCCTTTGTCTCAACGGGAAGTCAAGGCTCTCACCTACCGGTTTGTCTACGTGGCAGAGTCAGGCTGGGTGTACTCGGAATccgccatcaaggagtTCAAAGAATGTCCCCAGACAAGTGTCCCATTTTCGGACAAGAACCTCGTACTTATCAATCCCATCAGAGAAGAGGATAAGCTGGCTGCCAAGGCGAGATTGGATAGGTTGACTGAAGAAGGACTTACACATGGCCTTAggaagatcaagaaggacaagaaggacaagaaggacaagaagaagaaggaataCAAGGTGGTGAAGCCATAA